The genomic DNA AATGAAGGTAAAAAATATTTTTTAGATACACAAGGTAGTGGCGAAGAACAAGGTAAAGTTAAATTTAGTGATTTTAAAAATGATTTTTTATCAATATTTGATGTAACTGTTAATACAAACGATGTGCCTTCTGAAAACGAAGGACCATTTGATGCAACTGGTTCTATAACAATAGAAGTTAAAAAAGGACAAGAAAATAAATACTTAGATAAAGGATATATTTTATCTGGTAAATTAAAAACTTGATATAGTGTATAAAAAGAAAAAAGTGATAAATTTATCACTTTTTTTATAAAAATTAATCTATTAGAATTGTTGGTGATTCAGTTCTAATTTTTTTTGTTGTTAAGACAATTGCCCCCACATAAGAACTTACTATTAAAACTGAAGAAACTATTGGAGTTCACCACATAAATCCAACAGGTATAGAAACTAAGTATGTAGAAACATATTGAAGCACATAATAAACACATAAATAACTTAATGCTGTTGCTAATACAAACAAAATTACTGAAAAAATGGTTACAAATTTAAATGTATATGTAATAATTTCTCGATTTGAATACCCCATTGATTTCATAACAACCATAAATTTCTTATATTGATTTACATACAAATCAGAAATTAAAATTATTGATAATGTAGAAATAATAATAGTAAATGCTATAAAGAAAGCTCCAATTGTAATTATTAATGAAGATATTTGATTAACTAAGTTTTTTTCTTCACTAATAAATTTTGTATCTTTAATTTCTGTTGTTGCTAAGAAATTATTTGGAGCATTAACTGAATAATCTCCCATTTTTGGGTTCATTGAAAATGAAGCTTGTGTACTCATAAAATAAGGTTCTTTAGAGTTTAAATAACTTCCATTGTATCATAAATGGGGTTTTACTGATTTTTGTTCTTCACTTGAACCAAACATTCAGTTATTTTTATTTGATTCACTAATTTGTGATTCAGGTGTATTTATTTTATAAGTATCTATATTTACCCCTTCTCCTGCTTCATATTGTCCTGAAGGATTATTTTTATCTTCATAACTAAAATCAAATGGTAAATATCTAGCTGTACTATAACCATTAATTAAGTTTACTAAACTTTGATCTGCAACAATCATACTATCTCCATAAACCGAAATATCATCATATTTTTGAAGATTTATTTTACTTACATTTTGATTTGAAATTTTATTTCATTCTATTTGTACATTATTAGATATATTAATTGGATTATCTGATCTTGCAAAAGCATATTCTAAGAAACTAGTTCTAATTGTTGTTAAGTTGCTTGTTTCACTACCAGATAAGTTTGTTTTTGGTTTTGAATAAACATTTGTTGGTTCAAAATAATACGAATAAGGTCTAATTCACAAATAACTACTTGGACTATAACCTAAAGTATTTTTTCAATCATTTATTGTATCATCTGGAACTTGTGATTGATCTACTTGTCCATATCATGCATCTTTATACTTATTATTTCCTAAACTTAAAATATTTTTAAAGTCATCATATTTTTCATATGGTATAAATAACATCACATTATCATATTGATAATATGGTCTAATTGATGCTTTTAATTGTTCTTGATCATTTATGTTAACTTGTTCTAGGTTATAAAAACCATATGCATCATCAACAATTTTTTTTGCTTTTTTATATCTATCAAATCCATCAATATAAAAATCATCTCCTGAAATATTATCTTGGGTTTTAAATATTGGAGCATAAGTAAATTTTGAGTTACTTAATGATGCAGGATCAAGTCAACCTTTGTTTTGACTATTTACTATTGAATTATTATAACTTTGATAATCTCTATCATCATATTTTCAAGCACTATTTGGAATATTTATTCCATCTTTTGTTAAAGTAAATCTAGTTACATTTGTTTTAACATCTTGAATTTGACTATCTTTAAACTCATAGTTGATACTTGATTGTTTATTTGCAAGCACTGGAATATTTAAAGTTTTTGAATCAATATCATAAACTTTTATTCCGTTTATAATTAAGTTTTCTTTTGGAATAACTCTTCCATACAAAATATTTTCGATATCTTTAATATCTTTATCACTTAAAAAAATATTATTTGCACTATTTGATATTTTATAAGCACTTTGAGTTTTATCTAAACCTGTGACTAAAGGATTATCTTTTTGATTGTTCATAACTACTTTTGTATAAAAGGAATCATCTTTTGGTATATATGAGTTAAAATCTCATCCAAAGCGATATTGATTTATTCTGTTATTAGATTGATTAACATAATTTCTTACATAAGCTGGAGTTTCAGCTAATATTATACTTATGATTTTATCTTTTCAAGTTCCTTCAAATGCATTTATATCTATATTTGCAAATAAAGTTTTTAAAATTGGAGGTAAACCATTAGTTAATAAAGATGATACTTGTAAAATTTTTTCTTTTCTTTGTTCTAAGTCATTATATTTTGGATTGTCTGAATGAATGATTCATTCTAATAATAATTGCACATCTTCAATACTAATACTTTTTCCGATCATTTGAACTAAGTTGTTCCCAAATAAAGAAGTCATATATGAAATTATATTTGCATTATCTAATGAATTTCCATTTTCATCTTTTACACCTTCAATTACTCTGTCATAGGTTCAATTATAATTAAGTTTATTATCAACTTTTTTATCTTCTGAAATTAAAATTTTTGGTATGACAGAATGTTCTGAAAGTGGTTGAACAGCAGAAGTAGATTTACCAATTAGTCCAATATCACTATCTAATACACCTTTTGTATCAATATAATTATTTTCATAACTCTCTACTCCATTTCATGGAGATAATGCTGTTTTTGAAAAAGGTGCATTACCTATTACATCAACATTTGAAACAGAACTTGAGTAATCAGCATTTTTATAATATTCATTTAAAGTTTTTTTAACAACTCCAGGCATTGACATGACTCCTGAAATTAAAAATGAATTTAAAAATATTGTAATAGCAGTTAATAAAGTTTTTGAAAAACCATTAATAGCAAGCTCAGTACTAAACTTTGTAGAAAATGATTGTTTATAAGTTAATACTTTTTTTAGTGTTTCTAAAAACTTATTTCTTTTATTTAAACTTTGATCTGTTGCAATTTCTAATACTGGTTTTTTTACTAATAAATATGCAACAAGATATGAAACTCCTAATGTTAAAATACCAAATATACTAAATGAAGCTAAAATTGCTTCTCAATCAAAAGTTGATTGCCAATAAGAACCTCCAGCATAAGAAATAAGTAAACTTACTATGGCTTCTTGGCAAAATGCAGAAATAACTCAAGCAATTGGAACAATTATAAACGAAGAAATAATTCCATAAGATAAATATGATACAGCAATGTGAGAATTTTTTGAACCCATTGCTTTTAAGATTGATATTTCTCCAGCATTTAATTGAATTGTTTTTTTAATTGCAATTAAAGTAGCAGCAAGTGCTATCAATGCAATTAAAGTTGCAGCTAAATATGAAAATATTTGAAATGTTTTTGTAATTTTTGGCGCTAATGTCCAATTGTATGCAAAATTTGAACTATCAAATGTTTTATACTCTTCAAAATTTTTATTAAATGATGCAAGTAAATCTTGTGTATTAATACTTTTATTAGTTTGATTTATATTTTGACTAACTTCTTGTTTAGCATTGTAAGACTGATATAAATATCACTCTTCTGACATCATATTTGAATAGTAATCTAAAACTTGTAATTCACTCTTGTTTTTTTCATTTGCAGTAACAAAATTATATAAAAATTTAGAAGTATATTTTGCATAATCATTTGTTACAACTTGTGCTAAAGTTTCTTGAGTTCCATAAACAATTACACTTTTTTTACTATTTGGAACTGGTATATTTATATCTGCAATAGGAAAAAAAGTTAATGGGTCAACTCCAAAACCACTGATTACAAAAGTAGAACCTCCTATTGAAATAGTTGAACCTAGCTTATAATTATTTGCTTTTGCAAATTGCGGATTAATTATAATTTCATTTGATGCTGTAGGAAAGTTTCCAGAAACTATTGACAATCTTGATTGTCATTGATCATCTAAAACTATTAAACGATATTTCATTTCTTTTTGAGAATCAGGAAAAGACATTTCTGCTCTTAAATCAGATTTAACATTTGACGCTTGTGCAACTATTTTATTTTTTAAATAAAATAGTTTTATATTATCAATATTGTTTCTATTTAACTCATTTTTTGTTGCAAATGTAGTAAAACCATTTTTTTCAACTAAATTTTCATTTAATGTAGAAGTTTCAGATTCTAATTTTAAAAGTTTTAATCTATCTCTTCTAATTACATTACCTGTTGGTTGATTTTTATTATCAACACTAACTACTAACTGATTTAAACTTCCTCTTATTCCCCTTTCATAATTATCATCACTTTCATTAACATAATAATTTTTATAATTAATATTTTTATTTTCATTTAATGTATTTGACGCTAAATCAATTTGTTGCAAATATGGTAATTGATATTTATTTTCTTCAACATTATATTGCATTTGATAAAGTTTATTTTTATAATCTTCATTTAAGTAATCTTTTTGATCTGAATATATATTTCCAAAAATATATGTATATAAAACATTTGCGATTACTTTTCTATCATTATCGTTACTTGACTCATCATAATAAGCAAATCCTGGGTTTTCATTTGTATTTTTTAAAGCATCAAAAGTTTTTGTTAAAACTGTTTGATCAATAACTTTATTTTCTTTATCATTTTGTGCTATAAATATTGATAAGTCAATATAGTGTTGTACATAATCAATTGTGTTATTAATAATTTGTCCAATTAAAGTATTAAATGCAGATAATAAATATAAATCATATATAGATATATTTTCGTTTGTTAAAGGATTATTCTCATTAAAAATTTGATTAAAATTACTCTCATTAATTATGTTATTTTCAAACAATTTATTATAAGTTGTTGTTTTTAAATAATCTTTTTTATCTTTTAAATCATTTAAAAAATTAGTTCTTAAAGCTAAAATTGTGGTTTGATAAAAATCTTTATATACTTTACTTTTAATTGAACTATTATCAATAAAGTCAGCATACTTTGTTAAGTTTGTAATTTTTAATTGATTATATTTTTCATAAGAATTTTTATACTCAATTTTTCCGCTATATTCATCATATTTATAATGAAAAATAGGTTCTAAAAAACTATCACTAGATAATAGGTTAAAAAATGAGTTTTTCACTTCAGTTTGTCTAAAAGATTTTGCAATAAATGTATCAATATATTCTTTTTTATATTCATCAACAAAACTATTATCAATATTTTTTAATGAGAATTGATCTTGATTTTTTGATGCATTTCCAGATAAATATGTTGCATTTTCATTTAATGAAATTAAGTTAAAATTATAACCAACTCCATTATTTGCTTGATTATATGTATCTAAATCACTAAATTTTTTTGCTAAAAATTGAAAATCTACAAAATCCATCATAGGAACAGATTTTAAATCTAAATTATTTACAGTTCCTACTTCTCTAGAAGAAACATAATCAAACTTATCCATTTTTGACATGACTTGTTTATAGTTGTTTATTATTCTTGTTGAAGCAGATAGAGATATTCCTAAAATTAATGAAGCTATAAAAGTTAAAATAATAATTACATAAAATTGAATTTTAAATTTATATACACCTTTTATTCCTTGTTTTAAATATAGGAATATACTAAACTTTTTCATTATTTACCTACCTTTTGTTAATATATTTATACTTTAATATTAATTATAAGAAAATAACTTTTTTTATACAAAAAACTTTTAGTAAAATGCTTCTATATAATCTATTTAAGGAGAAAAAGTATGAAAAAACTATTAGCAGTACTATGTTCATTATCAATATCATCAACCTTATTTTCAGTGACTTCATGCTCGCTTGTAAATTATGAAAAACAATATGTAAAAAACAAAGTTAATTCACTAGTTGATATAGCAAGTTTAGCTTCTAGAAGTGCTATTTTAAATGATGTTGAGGGAATTGATGTTGATTATTTAAATACTTTTATTGGTAATAAAAAAATCAAAGATTTAGAACCTAATTTTAGTGCTTCAGATCAAGCATCAACAAGCAGTGTTGTTAACTCAGTTTTTGATAAAACTTTAGATAGAAGTTATTATGAAAATTTAGCTTCAAATAGTGAATATAATTTATCAAGTAAAACTTCACCCAATTCTTATGCAGATTCAATTGTTGATAATGGTTTATTAATATTATCAACTATTAAATCATCTGGTGGTATAAAACCATCACTTGGAGGAGTTATTGAGGGACTTATTCCTCAACTTTCTAGTATTTTTGGTAATTTAAAAAATGAATTTAATATTGATAAAAATTGATCTGATTCATTGTCTCAACTTGCTCCATATGCACAACAATTGATAAATGATTTAGATAAAACTAATCTAATTTCAACAATTTGTCGTTTACTTTTTAATATTAATTTTATAAATGATAAAAAAGTGGATGATTCAGTTATAGATAATTTAACTCCAATGATTTTAGGAACTAATAGTGAAAAAGTTACCAATATTCCTTTTATTATTGAAGACTATATCAATAATGTAATGTTTAAAGATTTTAAAGGACAATATAAAGATAAATTTAATGAAACTCATAAAATTGATTTAACTTTAAAAGTTGTTCAACAATCAGCTTTGAGAAAATTAAATAGATTTTTATACAATTTAAGTGGAAATGAAGATAATAATTTGAAAGCAGAATTAAGTCTTGATGACTATTTACCTATTGATAATTCAAGTTGATTTAGAAATAATTTAGCACAAAGTTTAGGATATATAATAAAAAACACTGACAAATTAAACTATGCTTCAATCTTAGAAAATATAAATGATATTTTTTATATCTTATCAAGTTTAATAATCAATATTGGTTTATTTGATTTTGAACAAATCAATAATGATTTAAGCACTAATATAAGTGAAGAACATTTATTTGAAAAACAAAGAACAAATAAAGAAGTTTTTAAAGAATTAAATGATCAAAGCAATCAAAATCATTTAGTAATAAGTTTTAATAGTGAATTAGAAAAACAAAATGGAATAATTACAAATAATATAAAAACAAAAAGAAAATTTAGTATATACAGTTTCTTAAAAAATATTTCACTTGCAATTAATCCAAATGCAGACAAAGGAAGAGATATGCAAAGAATTTTATTTTTATTGTTATATTCTAATTCTCCAACTAAACAAGATTATTTAATACCAGAAAATTTAGGATTATTAGATGTTTTAAGTTTAGGATCAGATAAATTAGAACAAGAAGTTACAGGCACAGATAGTTTGTTAAATGGAGTTATTCAAGCATTAGGTTTTAAATTATTTGATATTTTAAAAGATATAAGTCTTCCTGAATTTTTAAAAAATATTGGTGCTCTTGCTGCTTCAAGATTATTTGGGATAACTGGAGATTCAATAGTAAATGATAGAAGTATAATGGGATTGTCATCTTTATTAAAATTAATTAACTCATTTACAGATACTGGAATTAGTATTAGTGATGAAAGTACAAACAAATTACAAAATGGTTTTCAAGCCTTATGAAATAAAGACTCAAATGTTTTAACAGAGTTAACAGGATGAAAAATTAACAATAAATCTTTAAATTTTGTAAACATTTTTAGCATGGAAATAACTTCAGGTTTATATTTAAATACAATTTTAAAAATTTTTAGTGAAATTTATAATGAAAATAGTGAAGCTAGAAGCAAATATAATTCTGAAAAAGAAAAAAATCAGCAAGGAAATGTTAGTGATGGTATTAAAAAATTTGCATCTAGTGCTACAAATAAATTTAAAGTATATTTTAATAATAAAATAAATAGTGATGAAGGTTTAGTAAAAGATTTAAAAGGAACATCTGGTAATTCAAGTGGAGAGTATAATACATTAACAACTGCTTTATCATTAATGAAATATAATGGACTTGCATTAAGAGATGATGATTATAAAAATAATAATCTTTCTTTTGCTGGATATAAAGGTTTAATGTATGCATTAGGTTATAAAGAAGGAGTTAATGAATTTAAAGACAACTCGATTTTAAAAGCAGCAGAAATAATTTTTGATGATAATCATTTCGAAAACATTATGACAAATACATTAGATGACTTTAAGTTTTTATCAAATACAAAAAAAGAATATATAAAAGATAAAATTGAACCTTTAATTGATTCTAAAAACTTTGTTTCAAAACTACTTACATATTCTGAAATAGATAATAAAAATATTTTAGGAACTATAAGTTTTGAAATTAGTTACACCCCTATAAATAAAAACATTTATAAATATCAAATTACATTAATGGAAAACTCTAAAATGGAAAATTGAAAAATTAGTGAAGTAAAAAAAATTGCTTAAGTAATTTTTTTTTCATTTTCGTTTTCATTTTCTTCTTTAGAAATATCTATATACTCACTTTTATAATTTAAAACTGATTCTAGAAATTCATTTATATCTCGATAAACTTTTTCTTTTCCAACTTCATTTAAAATTTCATGACGCATATTTAAATATAATCTTAATTTAGAATTAAGTCCATTTTTTTTATAAATCTTTTGTAACTTTCTTGGGTCTTTTCCAAATTTACCAACACTATCTTTATCACCTGAAATTATAAAGATTGGTAAATCTTTTGGAATTCTATCAATATAATCTTGTTTTTGAATTTGATTTAATCCAAAAAATAAATCTTTAAAAGCAGAACTTGTAAAAACTTGTCCAGCTAAAGGATCATCTAAAAAATTCTTTACAACATTTTCATCAGTACTTAATCACTCTACACCTGTTTTTCCATGCTTTTTAAATTTTGCATTTAAAGGTTTGTAACTTAGTTTTCAAATGAGCTTATCAACATTTTTTTCTCCATATTTTTTTTGATTTTTTTTAGCAACACCTAATCCAAAGTTTAATACTAAACTTGAGTATAATGCAGTTCCTACTATTATAGCTCCATCAACACTATCTCCATAATTAGAAATATAATTTCTAACCATAAAACTAC from Spiroplasma tabanidicola includes the following:
- a CDS encoding ABC transporter permease gives rise to the protein MKKFSIFLYLKQGIKGVYKFKIQFYVIIILTFIASLILGISLSASTRIINNYKQVMSKMDKFDYVSSREVGTVNNLDLKSVPMMDFVDFQFLAKKFSDLDTYNQANNGVGYNFNLISLNENATYLSGNASKNQDQFSLKNIDNSFVDEYKKEYIDTFIAKSFRQTEVKNSFFNLLSSDSFLEPIFHYKYDEYSGKIEYKNSYEKYNQLKITNLTKYADFIDNSSIKSKVYKDFYQTTILALRTNFLNDLKDKKDYLKTTTYNKLFENNIINESNFNQIFNENNPLTNENISIYDLYLLSAFNTLIGQIINNTIDYVQHYIDLSIFIAQNDKENKVIDQTVLTKTFDALKNTNENPGFAYYDESSNDNDRKVIANVLYTYIFGNIYSDQKDYLNEDYKNKLYQMQYNVEENKYQLPYLQQIDLASNTLNENKNINYKNYYVNESDDNYERGIRGSLNQLVVSVDNKNQPTGNVIRRDRLKLLKLESETSTLNENLVEKNGFTTFATKNELNRNNIDNIKLFYLKNKIVAQASNVKSDLRAEMSFPDSQKEMKYRLIVLDDQWQSRLSIVSGNFPTASNEIIINPQFAKANNYKLGSTISIGGSTFVISGFGVDPLTFFPIADINIPVPNSKKSVIVYGTQETLAQVVTNDYAKYTSKFLYNFVTANEKNKSELQVLDYYSNMMSEEWYLYQSYNAKQEVSQNINQTNKSINTQDLLASFNKNFEEYKTFDSSNFAYNWTLAPKITKTFQIFSYLAATLIALIALAATLIAIKKTIQLNAGEISILKAMGSKNSHIAVSYLSYGIISSFIIVPIAWVISAFCQEAIVSLLISYAGGSYWQSTFDWEAILASFSIFGILTLGVSYLVAYLLVKKPVLEIATDQSLNKRNKFLETLKKVLTYKQSFSTKFSTELAINGFSKTLLTAITIFLNSFLISGVMSMPGVVKKTLNEYYKNADYSSSVSNVDVIGNAPFSKTALSPWNGVESYENNYIDTKGVLDSDIGLIGKSTSAVQPLSEHSVIPKILISEDKKVDNKLNYNWTYDRVIEGVKDENGNSLDNANIISYMTSLFGNNLVQMIGKSISIEDVQLLLEWIIHSDNPKYNDLEQRKEKILQVSSLLTNGLPPILKTLFANIDINAFEGTWKDKIISIILAETPAYVRNYVNQSNNRINQYRFGWDFNSYIPKDDSFYTKVVMNNQKDNPLVTGLDKTQSAYKISNSANNIFLSDKDIKDIENILYGRVIPKENLIINGIKVYDIDSKTLNIPVLANKQSSINYEFKDSQIQDVKTNVTRFTLTKDGINIPNSAWKYDDRDYQSYNNSIVNSQNKGWLDPASLSNSKFTYAPIFKTQDNISGDDFYIDGFDRYKKAKKIVDDAYGFYNLEQVNINDQEQLKASIRPYYQYDNVMLFIPYEKYDDFKNILSLGNNKYKDAWYGQVDQSQVPDDTINDWKNTLGYSPSSYLWIRPYSYYFEPTNVYSKPKTNLSGSETSNLTTIRTSFLEYAFARSDNPINISNNVQIEWNKISNQNVSKINLQKYDDISVYGDSMIVADQSLVNLINGYSTARYLPFDFSYEDKNNPSGQYEAGEGVNIDTYKINTPESQISESNKNNWMFGSSEEQKSVKPHLWYNGSYLNSKEPYFMSTQASFSMNPKMGDYSVNAPNNFLATTEIKDTKFISEEKNLVNQISSLIITIGAFFIAFTIIISTLSIILISDLYVNQYKKFMVVMKSMGYSNREIITYTFKFVTIFSVILFVLATALSYLCVYYVLQYVSTYLVSIPVGFMWWTPIVSSVLIVSSYVGAIVLTTKKIRTESPTILID
- a CDS encoding alpha/beta fold hydrolase, with translation MKEIKIKSFDNKELHTYIWDEVKNPVGVIHLVHGSAEHTLRYINFVEFLNKNNYIVIGSDHRGHGKTANLEENELGFFAKEDGWNIIIKDLHIINNFIKSTYKDLKVVIVGHSMGSFMVRNYISNYGDSVDGAIIVGTALYSSLVLNFGLGVAKKNQKKYGEKNVDKLIWKLSYKPLNAKFKKHGKTGVEWLSTDENVVKNFLDDPLAGQVFTSSAFKDLFFGLNQIQKQDYIDRIPKDLPIFIISGDKDSVGKFGKDPRKLQKIYKKNGLNSKLRLYLNMRHEILNEVGKEKVYRDINEFLESVLNYKSEYIDISKEENENENEKKIT